The Methanothermobacter tenebrarum genome window below encodes:
- a CDS encoding response regulator: MAKVMIVEDENIVAMDIKQRLEMLGYEVTATVTTGEEAIELAEKTRPDVILMDIVLKGEIDGIEAAEEIRRRFGIPIIYITAYSDKKTLESAKVTEPFGYIIKPFEDRELQSVIEITLYKDKIEKKLRESEERYRAIIRSLNDVLFTLDANEKYTMVSGQIQDYGLAEEEMIGKTPREVFGTAGEIHHQENQKVLKGESRAYHWKWEKNGKILYFMVSLSPLRDSEGEIIGITGILKDITALKEYELTLKKENRISRALANLAKELLKPISLEKISDNVIEYARKLTESQFCIIEVVNREGLKECIIPEETLKECQLKEKPKMTRLWDWIMENRKPLLSNNPQEDHRLPHIPADHVKIENLLMVPTLLQNELVGIIALANKDGGYDKKDLEIVERLADLYSIAIKRKQDEERNRIIIQKFLKIVSEILEELK; encoded by the coding sequence ATGGCAAAGGTAATGATAGTGGAAGATGAGAACATAGTTGCTATGGATATCAAACAACGCTTAGAAATGCTAGGATATGAGGTTACTGCTACTGTAACTACAGGTGAAGAGGCTATCGAATTGGCCGAGAAAACAAGACCTGATGTCATACTCATGGATATCGTCCTCAAGGGTGAAATAGATGGGATAGAAGCAGCTGAGGAGATCAGAAGACGATTCGGAATCCCCATCATTTATATAACGGCTTATTCTGATAAGAAGACCCTTGAAAGTGCTAAAGTGACAGAACCATTCGGTTACATTATAAAACCCTTCGAGGACCGGGAACTACAGAGTGTAATTGAAATAACACTCTACAAAGATAAAATAGAGAAAAAATTAAGGGAAAGCGAGGAACGATATCGTGCAATTATAAGATCATTAAATGATGTTCTGTTCACCTTAGATGCTAATGAAAAATATACTATGGTATCAGGTCAAATACAAGATTATGGTTTGGCCGAGGAGGAAATGATAGGGAAGACCCCTAGGGAAGTTTTTGGAACTGCTGGTGAAATACACCATCAAGAAAATCAGAAAGTATTAAAGGGCGAATCAAGGGCATATCATTGGAAATGGGAAAAAAATGGTAAAATATTATACTTTATGGTGTCTCTTTCACCTCTAAGAGATTCCGAGGGTGAAATTATTGGCATAACCGGAATACTCAAAGACATCACAGCACTTAAAGAATATGAACTGACACTTAAAAAGGAGAACAGGATAAGCAGAGCATTAGCAAATCTTGCTAAAGAACTTCTGAAACCTATATCACTCGAGAAAATATCGGATAATGTTATAGAATATGCGAGAAAGCTTACAGAAAGTCAATTTTGTATCATAGAAGTCGTTAACAGGGAGGGACTAAAGGAGTGTATCATACCAGAGGAAACATTAAAAGAATGCCAACTAAAGGAAAAACCTAAAATGACCAGATTATGGGATTGGATCATGGAAAATAGGAAACCATTATTATCCAATAATCCCCAAGAAGATCATAGGCTGCCTCACATCCCAGCAGATCATGTGAAAATTGAAAACCTCCTCATGGTCCCAACACTATTACAAAATGAACTCGTGGGTATAATAGCCCTCGCAAACAAAGATGGAGGCTATGACAAAAAAGACCTTGAAATAGTAGAAAGATTAGCAGACCTATATTCAATCGCCATAAAAAGGAAACAAGACGAGGAAAGGAATAGGATTATCATCCAAAAATTCCTTAAAATAGTATCAGAGATCCTAGAAGAACTTAAATAA
- a CDS encoding tyrosine--tRNA ligase → MDIEEKIKIAKKGTIELITEEELREKLQKRKPVAYIGYEPSGKIHVGHAITVMKLLDLQRIGFKVKVLLADYHAHLNGKGPMEKIEEMAEYNKRCFKALGLSDDTEFILGSSFQTKEEYTHKLYELSLITTLARAKRSMAQITREAENPKVAEVIYPLMQVIDMIFLEVDLALGGMEQRKIHMLARENLPRLGYNAPVCMHTPLLHGTDGGEKMSSSKGNFIAVDDPPEVIREKIKKSYCPMKEIKGNPIIEMAEYLILPMYDRMLIKRPEKFGGDLELGREELIKAYSSGELHPLDLKNAVSEYLIEIFEPAREYLE, encoded by the coding sequence GTGGATATCGAAGAAAAGATAAAAATCGCGAAGAAGGGCACCATAGAATTGATCACCGAAGAAGAATTAAGGGAAAAACTCCAAAAAAGAAAACCAGTCGCATATATAGGCTACGAACCATCAGGGAAAATACACGTAGGCCATGCCATCACAGTAATGAAACTCCTAGACCTCCAAAGAATAGGATTCAAAGTAAAAGTGCTTCTGGCAGACTATCATGCTCACCTTAATGGTAAAGGCCCCATGGAAAAAATAGAAGAGATGGCAGAATACAACAAGAGATGCTTCAAGGCCCTCGGACTATCAGATGATACAGAGTTCATATTAGGGTCAAGTTTCCAGACAAAAGAAGAGTACACACATAAACTCTATGAATTGTCACTTATAACGACACTAGCAAGGGCTAAGAGGAGTATGGCTCAGATAACAAGAGAAGCTGAAAACCCCAAGGTCGCGGAGGTCATATACCCACTCATGCAAGTCATCGACATGATATTCCTAGAAGTGGATCTTGCATTGGGTGGTATGGAGCAGAGGAAAATACACATGCTTGCCAGGGAAAACCTCCCAAGACTCGGCTACAATGCACCGGTATGTATGCACACACCCCTACTCCATGGAACAGATGGTGGGGAGAAAATGTCATCTAGTAAGGGCAATTTCATAGCAGTTGACGATCCACCAGAAGTTATCAGGGAAAAGATAAAGAAAAGCTATTGTCCGATGAAGGAGATAAAAGGCAACCCTATAATAGAGATGGCCGAATATCTTATACTACCAATGTATGATAGGATGCTGATAAAAAGGCCTGAAAAGTTCGGAGGCGACCTTGAACTTGGCCGTGAAGAGCTCATAAAAGCATATTCCAGCGGCGAATTACATCCACTTGACCTTAAAAATGCTGTTAGCGAATATTTGATAGAGATTTTTGAACCCGCCAGGGAATACCTTGAATAG
- a CDS encoding translation initiation factor IF-2 subunit beta: MQDYEKLLDRAIEQLPPEVLETKRFTTPKAYSVIQGNRTLIQNFKEIAAKLNRDPQHLLRYLLRELGTAGNIEGKRAILQGKFTHFHINERIEDYVKKFVLCPECNRPDTRIIKEGRISLLKCEACGAKAPLKPV; this comes from the coding sequence TTGCAAGATTATGAAAAATTACTAGACAGGGCCATAGAACAATTACCACCAGAAGTCCTAGAAACTAAACGTTTCACAACCCCAAAGGCCTATTCTGTCATCCAAGGTAACAGGACACTCATACAAAACTTCAAGGAAATAGCAGCCAAATTAAACAGGGACCCACAACACCTTCTAAGATACCTCTTAAGGGAACTTGGAACAGCAGGAAACATCGAAGGTAAACGGGCCATCCTACAAGGAAAATTCACACATTTCCACATAAATGAAAGGATAGAAGATTATGTGAAAAAGTTCGTATTATGCCCAGAATGCAACCGTCCAGACACTCGCATAATAAAAGAAGGCCGCATATCCCTCCTAAAATGTGAGGCTTGCGGCGCCAAAGCCCCATTAAAGCCGGTCTAA
- a CDS encoding 60S ribosomal export protein NMD3 has translation MGGNFCIKCGRSNTRLYKGLCKECFLEEYKLLEVPERIEVEVCAHCNAQLINGKWTGRGVPEDEIIYRALENNIEKKVDDVIVDLEILQKRGTISSCLVRAKAKILGEEITQDFYTEVRLKKIVCPYCSKYRSGYYEAVIQLRADERSLGPEEIKEAEQIIEKTLQRLWGKDKLAYLAKKTMQKEGVDYYIGSYKAAKRVIAALREEFGGLVKESPRLMGRDKSTGKNIYRIWISFKLPKFKKGDLISYKGRVGIIKAMNSHGILFYDLDRREMSTTLWREYQKIERIATPEDIKKTTVTAISPTKIQILDPISYEPIDLELKPGMENLKIGDQVSVVQIGNKTYILW, from the coding sequence ATGGGTGGGAATTTTTGCATAAAATGCGGGCGCTCCAACACCCGACTATACAAAGGATTATGTAAGGAATGTTTCCTTGAAGAGTACAAGCTTTTAGAAGTTCCGGAAAGGATAGAAGTTGAAGTCTGCGCACACTGCAATGCACAACTAATCAATGGAAAATGGACTGGGAGGGGCGTACCAGAAGACGAGATAATCTACCGCGCCCTTGAAAACAATATCGAAAAAAAAGTAGATGATGTCATAGTAGACCTTGAAATACTCCAGAAAAGGGGGACCATAAGCTCCTGCCTAGTAAGAGCAAAGGCAAAAATTCTAGGAGAAGAGATAACACAAGACTTCTATACAGAGGTAAGATTAAAAAAGATAGTATGCCCATATTGCAGTAAATACAGATCTGGATATTATGAAGCGGTCATACAATTAAGAGCAGATGAAAGAAGCCTAGGACCAGAGGAGATAAAAGAGGCGGAACAGATAATAGAAAAAACCCTCCAAAGACTATGGGGAAAAGACAAACTAGCATACCTTGCCAAGAAAACCATGCAAAAAGAGGGCGTGGACTATTATATAGGATCATATAAGGCAGCCAAGCGGGTTATAGCAGCGCTCCGAGAAGAATTCGGGGGGCTTGTGAAAGAATCCCCCAGGCTCATGGGAAGAGACAAATCCACTGGCAAAAACATCTACAGGATATGGATTTCATTCAAATTACCCAAATTCAAAAAAGGAGACCTAATATCATATAAAGGCCGTGTAGGGATCATAAAAGCCATGAACTCCCATGGTATACTATTCTACGACCTTGATAGACGAGAGATGTCAACCACACTCTGGCGTGAATACCAGAAAATAGAAAGGATAGCAACCCCAGAGGATATAAAGAAGACAACCGTCACGGCAATATCCCCTACTAAAATCCAAATACTGGATCCTATAAGCTACGAGCCGATAGACCTCGAACTTAAACCTGGTATGGAAAATTTAAAGATTGGTGACCAGGTATCAGTAGTTCAAATAGGCAACAAAACATACATCCTATGGTGA
- the tmk gene encoding dTMP kinase codes for MYICIEGIDGAGKTTQCKLLKDWLDKNGYKVELIREPTQSPIGKLIRKILNEPNLPTAEQQKVLGLLFAADRLLLRDKIQKAKDEGIIIVSDRCFYSSIAYQEPEDWIKEINKFAIKPDIVIILDIKPENAQERFEGLERFEKKSFLERVRKKYLRIAEENECFIVDANRGINIIQDDIRKIIAPYLGICR; via the coding sequence ATGTATATTTGTATCGAGGGAATAGATGGGGCTGGTAAAACAACTCAATGTAAACTTTTGAAAGACTGGCTTGATAAAAATGGATACAAAGTAGAGCTTATCAGAGAACCTACCCAGTCACCCATCGGTAAACTGATAAGAAAAATACTAAACGAACCAAACTTACCAACCGCTGAGCAGCAAAAGGTACTAGGCCTGTTATTCGCAGCTGATAGACTCCTCTTGCGAGATAAAATCCAAAAGGCAAAGGATGAAGGAATTATCATAGTAAGCGATCGATGCTTTTATTCTAGCATAGCATACCAAGAACCAGAAGATTGGATAAAAGAAATAAACAAATTCGCCATAAAACCAGATATCGTCATAATCTTGGACATCAAACCTGAAAATGCCCAGGAAAGATTCGAAGGCCTTGAAAGGTTCGAGAAGAAATCATTCCTTGAAAGAGTGAGGAAAAAATACCTCAGAATAGCAGAAGAAAACGAATGCTTTATAGTAGATGCTAACAGGGGCATTAACATCATACAAGATGATATAAGGAAGATAATAGCACCCTATCTTGGCATTTGCAGATAG
- a CDS encoding LAGLIDADG family homing endonuclease has protein sequence MMKVAEKTKTPTIRFEEFFSTKEYKDKIFEVLEKYPTVRSIEIDYRDLEMFDPDLADLLIEKPDTIIKTAQRAIRNINPMGIDADLNIRFKNITNIIPLRDLRSKFIGKLVAVDGIVRKVDEIRPRILKAAFECRSCGHLQEVPQPSNILTEPSFCPECRGRSFRLLQEDSQFLDTQNLKLQEPLENLSGGEQPRQITIVLEDDLVDTLTPGDVVRVTGILRTIRDDKTKRFKNFIYGNYAEFLEQEFEELQITAEDEKKIKKLAADPNIYDRIVRSTVPSIYGYREIKEAIALQLFGGTGKELDDKTRLRGDIHILIVGDPGIGKSQMLKYVSKLAPRGIYTSGKGTTGVGLCVAPESLIFTEEGAFEIGDFVEKNLIKPIEYRKGIYLSRLKKPIKIQTINPTKVSSKFSDKIWKLKAPEKLVKITTQTGKELTLTPETKILSFENGELKWKESRKFEEGDLVVTTRKLEHKGQNILTLELIKDMDNVVVHGVESLVKKLIRKIKKEEGFKEFAKELEFNEDNHYWTNENTPIINLGMLLKLVRKANYNLEKLTDKIQGFSQDGRPIKLPKYLNERFLYFAGLMAGDGDIRVTPDGSYSIRFSNNNKELRERFKSIVKELFGIEPKESASSIMFNSKIIAHILNRLDIPGSPKYDRDIIFSLPDKGLAAFIRGLFDSNGTVIIGGNGSINLHCKDKLAKKLQLAFLRFGIIAHVKKEELTRVKGNIKDNYIIRISGEEIEKFAKLIGSEHPNKKNKLQKLLSKRKSTKTDLIPGIGGIIKEIRSFYGISVKETYDSNLGYLVEERGVISRKSLQKVIKNLKSKASIENIKVEISDNIRSKLGKIKWSTKVPFRILVQIAKRIKDKKVRTSIVQILTDLKAQEKTIKEKLQYLEKLAYSDILFEKIKKVEIITSPYDYVYDLTVKKSHSFIANGIVVHNTAAAVRDELGGWSLEAGALVLGDRGIVCVDELDKMREEDRSAIHEALEQQSYHKDFEILLADGRKAKIGDLVDELMKKGKNEIIHGKDTEILITDKLKVMAYDLKNLRIIPVTADRISRHKAPDNFIKIKFENGRSIIVTPEHPIVIWDGDIKTVRADEIKENTLVIGVNSYNISAKGDIDTVTAKFLGFALSKYYNRAEFISADEKLIEELKKILEKRKIEYNVSMKKEGEKTVYTLRIVNFDEFPDLLSPPDMRRVPDKILMGPADAQRAFLNAYYKVDGFVDGHHTGYRTVSPKMAEDLQDLLLISGIYSYILKDGENYKIIISEDNMERFAQIIDDPRIEKLKTQIRLADNNNLPRLSNGINPSEEINIKTAERLLTVEELTEKLKTPYSTWPHRLMENRLPTNFIEELEPAKNLRFIKVKSVEMIKNTDSKWVYDITVEPYHLFVSHGLVLHNTISIAKAGIMATLNSRCAVLAAANPKFGRFDTYKSIAEQIDLPSTILSRFDLIFVIEDKPHEEKDRELARHILKTHKEDTLPIEIEPELLRKYIAYARKNIHPTLTDKAMKVLEEFYVSMRSSATDEDSPVPITARQLEAIIRLAEASARVKLKNKVEAEDAKRAIRLAKSCLKQVGYDPETGKIDIDKVEGRTPKSERDKFNILIELIKELEEEYGGKAPTNILKSEMLDRYNISEEKVEELLRFLQEKGVIFEPQRGYVKIV, from the coding sequence ATGATGAAGGTAGCAGAGAAAACAAAAACACCCACTATTAGATTTGAAGAATTCTTCTCCACAAAAGAATATAAGGACAAGATATTCGAGGTCTTGGAGAAATATCCTACTGTAAGATCTATTGAAATAGACTATAGAGACCTTGAAATGTTCGACCCGGACCTTGCGGATCTTCTAATAGAAAAACCTGACACCATAATAAAAACAGCCCAGAGAGCCATCCGAAACATAAACCCCATGGGAATAGACGCGGATCTCAACATAAGATTCAAGAATATCACTAATATTATCCCATTGAGGGATTTGAGGAGTAAATTTATAGGTAAATTAGTCGCAGTTGACGGTATCGTGAGAAAAGTTGATGAAATACGTCCAAGAATACTAAAAGCCGCTTTTGAATGTAGAAGTTGTGGACACCTACAAGAGGTGCCACAACCCAGTAACATTTTAACCGAACCTTCATTCTGCCCAGAATGCAGGGGCCGCTCATTCAGACTATTACAAGAAGATTCCCAATTCCTTGACACGCAAAACTTAAAATTACAAGAGCCACTGGAAAACCTTTCAGGTGGTGAACAGCCCAGACAAATAACAATAGTATTAGAAGACGACCTCGTGGACACCCTAACACCAGGGGATGTGGTGAGGGTCACAGGCATACTCAGAACAATAAGGGATGATAAGACAAAACGCTTCAAAAACTTCATATACGGAAACTACGCGGAATTCCTCGAGCAAGAATTCGAAGAACTACAGATAACAGCCGAGGACGAGAAAAAAATAAAAAAACTCGCAGCAGACCCCAACATATATGATAGGATAGTAAGATCCACAGTCCCATCAATCTACGGATACCGTGAAATCAAAGAAGCCATTGCACTACAACTATTCGGAGGAACAGGGAAAGAATTAGATGATAAAACAAGACTCAGAGGGGACATACACATACTAATAGTAGGAGACCCTGGTATCGGAAAATCCCAAATGCTTAAATATGTCTCAAAATTAGCCCCAAGGGGCATATATACCAGTGGTAAAGGCACAACCGGTGTTGGATTGTGTGTAGCCCCTGAAAGCCTGATCTTCACAGAAGAAGGGGCATTTGAAATTGGAGATTTCGTTGAAAAAAACCTCATCAAACCTATCGAATACAGAAAGGGAATCTATCTATCAAGGCTTAAAAAACCGATCAAGATTCAAACCATAAACCCAACAAAAGTATCTTCAAAGTTTTCTGATAAAATTTGGAAGCTTAAAGCCCCTGAAAAACTAGTTAAAATAACAACACAAACTGGGAAAGAATTGACTCTAACACCAGAAACAAAAATTTTAAGCTTTGAAAATGGAGAATTAAAGTGGAAAGAATCTAGAAAATTTGAAGAAGGCGACCTTGTGGTGACAACGAGAAAATTAGAGCACAAGGGACAAAATATTTTAACACTTGAACTTATCAAGGACATGGATAATGTGGTAGTCCATGGAGTAGAATCTTTAGTAAAAAAACTTATCAGGAAAATTAAAAAAGAGGAAGGCTTTAAGGAGTTCGCCAAGGAGCTTGAATTTAATGAAGATAACCATTATTGGACTAATGAGAATACCCCAATTATCAATTTAGGCATGCTCTTAAAACTCGTTAGAAAAGCCAATTACAACTTGGAAAAGTTAACTGATAAAATTCAGGGTTTTTCACAAGATGGACGTCCAATAAAGCTTCCTAAATATTTGAACGAAAGATTCTTGTATTTTGCAGGTCTGATGGCTGGTGATGGGGATATTAGAGTCACACCTGATGGTTCTTATTCCATAAGGTTCTCAAATAATAATAAAGAGCTTAGAGAAAGATTCAAATCCATTGTCAAAGAGCTTTTCGGGATCGAGCCAAAAGAAAGCGCTTCAAGTATCATGTTCAATTCGAAGATTATCGCACACATTTTAAACAGGCTCGACATTCCAGGATCTCCAAAATACGACAGAGATATTATATTTTCCCTTCCAGATAAAGGACTAGCAGCATTTATCAGAGGATTATTCGATTCCAATGGAACCGTCATCATAGGAGGTAATGGTTCCATCAATTTGCACTGTAAAGATAAGTTGGCTAAAAAACTCCAACTTGCATTCCTAAGATTTGGGATAATAGCACATGTAAAAAAGGAGGAACTTACAAGGGTAAAAGGCAACATTAAAGATAATTATATAATCCGGATTTCTGGAGAGGAGATTGAAAAGTTCGCCAAATTAATTGGATCCGAACATCCGAATAAGAAAAATAAACTCCAAAAGTTACTAAGTAAAAGAAAGAGCACAAAAACAGATTTAATACCCGGAATTGGAGGGATCATAAAAGAAATAAGAAGTTTCTATGGAATAAGCGTTAAAGAAACCTATGATTCAAACCTCGGATATTTAGTTGAAGAAAGAGGCGTCATTTCAAGAAAATCCCTCCAAAAGGTTATCAAAAACTTAAAATCAAAAGCATCAATTGAAAATATTAAAGTGGAGATATCCGATAATATCAGGTCAAAGCTCGGGAAAATTAAATGGAGTACGAAAGTACCATTTAGAATCCTTGTCCAAATCGCAAAAAGAATAAAGGATAAAAAAGTGCGCACATCCATTGTTCAAATTTTAACTGATTTGAAAGCTCAAGAAAAGACTATTAAAGAAAAGCTTCAATATTTAGAAAAGTTGGCTTATTCTGATATCCTATTTGAAAAGATAAAGAAAGTTGAGATTATCACATCACCATATGATTATGTTTATGATCTAACAGTCAAAAAATCTCATAGCTTCATAGCAAATGGTATAGTGGTCCATAACACAGCTGCTGCAGTTCGGGACGAACTGGGCGGATGGTCACTCGAAGCCGGTGCATTAGTCCTAGGAGACCGCGGAATCGTCTGTGTCGATGAATTGGATAAAATGCGAGAAGAGGACCGTTCAGCCATACACGAGGCCCTTGAGCAACAAAGCTATCACAAAGATTTCGAGATTCTTCTCGCAGATGGTAGGAAAGCCAAGATAGGCGATCTTGTAGACGAACTCATGAAAAAGGGGAAGAATGAGATAATCCATGGAAAGGATACTGAGATCTTGATAACAGATAAACTCAAGGTAATGGCATATGACTTGAAAAATTTAAGGATAATCCCAGTCACTGCTGATAGGATAAGCCGGCATAAAGCCCCTGATAATTTTATAAAAATAAAATTTGAAAATGGTAGGAGCATTATTGTAACACCCGAACATCCAATTGTAATATGGGATGGTGATATTAAAACCGTCCGCGCAGATGAAATTAAAGAGAATACATTGGTAATTGGGGTAAATAGTTACAATATATCCGCGAAGGGAGATATTGACACCGTTACTGCTAAATTTTTAGGATTCGCCCTCTCAAAATATTATAATAGGGCCGAGTTTATAAGTGCTGATGAAAAATTAATTGAAGAACTTAAAAAAATATTAGAAAAACGAAAGATAGAATATAATGTTTCCATGAAAAAAGAAGGCGAGAAAACAGTATATACTCTCAGGATCGTTAATTTTGATGAATTCCCTGATCTTTTATCACCACCAGATATGAGAAGAGTTCCAGATAAGATCCTGATGGGTCCTGCCGATGCTCAAAGGGCGTTTTTAAATGCTTATTACAAGGTCGATGGTTTCGTGGATGGGCACCATACAGGTTATCGCACAGTTTCGCCTAAAATGGCTGAAGACCTACAAGATCTACTTTTAATCTCTGGAATTTATTCTTACATCCTCAAAGATGGAGAAAATTATAAGATTATAATCAGCGAAGACAACATGGAAAGATTCGCCCAGATAATTGATGATCCAAGAATTGAAAAACTGAAAACCCAAATAAGACTAGCAGATAATAATAACTTACCAAGGCTATCAAATGGAATAAACCCAAGCGAGGAAATCAATATTAAAACCGCAGAGAGACTCCTCACAGTTGAAGAATTAACAGAAAAACTGAAAACACCATATTCTACATGGCCTCATCGACTAATGGAGAACAGATTACCAACAAACTTCATTGAAGAGTTAGAACCAGCCAAAAATCTACGATTTATTAAAGTCAAAAGCGTGGAAATGATCAAAAACACTGACTCAAAATGGGTTTATGATATAACTGTTGAACCATATCATCTATTTGTCTCCCATGGTCTAGTACTACACAACACAATAAGTATAGCTAAAGCAGGTATAATGGCAACCCTAAATTCACGTTGCGCAGTACTAGCAGCAGCCAATCCAAAATTCGGGCGATTTGACACTTACAAGTCCATAGCAGAGCAAATAGACTTACCATCAACTATACTTTCAAGGTTCGACCTAATATTCGTCATAGAGGACAAACCACACGAGGAAAAAGACAGAGAACTTGCAAGGCACATCCTCAAAACCCACAAAGAGGATACGCTACCCATAGAAATCGAACCCGAATTACTAAGAAAATATATAGCATATGCAAGAAAGAATATTCATCCCACACTAACAGACAAGGCAATGAAAGTACTCGAAGAATTCTATGTTTCAATGCGAAGCAGCGCAACAGACGAAGATTCGCCAGTTCCGATAACAGCACGCCAACTAGAAGCCATAATAAGACTAGCAGAGGCGAGCGCCAGAGTAAAACTCAAAAATAAAGTCGAAGCAGAAGATGCTAAAAGGGCCATAAGACTGGCGAAATCCTGCCTCAAACAAGTCGGCTACGACCCAGAAACAGGCAAAATCGACATAGACAAAGTAGAAGGCAGAACCCCAAAATCAGAAAGAGACAAATTCAACATACTAATAGAACTAATAAAAGAACTCGAAGAAGAATACGGGGGAAAAGCACCAACCAACATCCTTAAATCAGAAATGCTAGACAGATATAATATAAGTGAAGAAAAAGTAGAAGAACTCCTAAGATTTTTACAAGAAAAAGGAGTAATATTCGAACCCCAAAGAGGCTACGTAAAAATAGTCTAA